Proteins found in one Streptococcus anginosus subsp. whileyi MAS624 genomic segment:
- the secG gene encoding preprotein translocase subunit SecG: MYNLLLTILLILSVFILIAIFMQPTKNQSSNVFDASAGDLFERPKARGFEAVMQRLTGVMVFFWLLIALMLTILSSK, encoded by the coding sequence ATGTATAATTTATTATTAACCATTTTATTGATTTTATCAGTATTTATTTTAATCGCAATTTTTATGCAGCCTACAAAAAATCAATCAAGTAATGTATTTGACGCAAGCGCAGGAGACTTGTTTGAAAGACCAAAAGCAAGAGGTTTTGAAGCAGTTATGCAGCGTTTGACAGGAGTGATGGTTTTCTTTTGGTTGTTGATTGCACTAATGCTGACAATCTTATCTAGTAAATAA
- a CDS encoding DUF805 domain-containing protein, which yields MMFTAYKKFWTHYADFEGKSTRSDYWWSVLCNALITLPFVIIAFGAIMTAIFSAIQQAAYYEGGSGFDPSVFIAGLGSTLFVFVLLSIFGIATLVPNLAIIVRRLRDAGYHWAFIFLYAGPILLMWVPFLNILGALAMLPCFIALIVLLCMPTKEVKTSTVHQGQFMTQQAQSQQQPVQAQQFTQPQEQAVEPETTPTQPQQESAITTETPEQVVQSDEKELDSVISEDN from the coding sequence ATGATGTTTACCGCTTATAAAAAATTTTGGACTCACTATGCTGATTTTGAAGGAAAATCAACTAGATCTGACTATTGGTGGTCTGTTTTATGCAATGCTTTAATTACCCTTCCATTTGTGATAATAGCTTTTGGAGCGATTATGACAGCGATTTTCAGTGCTATTCAACAAGCAGCTTACTATGAAGGAGGGAGTGGGTTTGATCCAAGCGTCTTTATAGCTGGATTAGGTTCTACACTTTTCGTCTTTGTTTTATTGAGTATTTTTGGGATAGCAACTTTAGTCCCAAATTTGGCGATTATTGTGCGTCGTTTGCGGGATGCTGGCTATCATTGGGCATTTATCTTTTTATATGCAGGTCCTATACTTTTGATGTGGGTTCCATTTTTAAATATCTTGGGTGCTTTAGCTATGTTACCATGTTTTATCGCTCTAATTGTCCTACTTTGTATGCCAACTAAAGAAGTGAAAACATCTACGGTTCACCAAGGACAATTTATGACACAACAAGCACAATCTCAGCAACAACCTGTTCAAGCACAACAATTTACTCAACCACAAGAACAAGCAGTTGAACCTGAAACAACACCAACTCAACCTCAACAAGAATCTGCGATTACAACTGAAACTCCAGAACAAGTTGTTCAATCAGATGAGAAAGAGTTGGACTCAGTTATCTCTGAAGATAACTAA
- a CDS encoding DNA internalization-related competence protein ComEC/Rec2, giving the protein MSQWIKKFPIKPIYIAFLLVWLYFAIYQSSWLGWLGFIFLVIRLFRFYSPKECFMTFMILSCFVGFFFIRREMAERQANAEPSPVKQIAVLPDTIKVNGDSLSFRGKTNGQTYQVYYKLKSKEEQLAFQNLSSLVILTVEGEFEIPEKKRNFAGFDYQSYLKTQGIYRILKVDTILSSQYRISLHPFEWLSSWRRKALVFIKKHFPNPMSNYMTGLLFGALDTDFDEMNNLYSGLGIIHLFALSGMQVGFFMEGFRKLLLRLGLTQEMVHKCQYPFSFFYAGMTGFSVSVVRSLVQKLLSQHGITKLDNFALTMMILSLIMPSFLLTAGGVLSCAYAFVISVIDFESLTSWRKIVVESSVISLGVLPILIFYFGEFQPWSILLTFVFSLIFDTMMLPGLTLIFLSSPLIKLTQVNFLFEGLENSIRWIASVFGRPIVFGQPSPLLLIVMLLVLAILYDIRKNKKWVIFLSLLLSLLFFINKFPLQNEITMVDVGQGDSIFLRDWKGRNVLIDVGGREEIRTKEAWQKRATSSNAEKTLIPYLKSRGIDTIDALVLTNPNPDYAGDVLEVAKKFAIKKIYISRSSLSNADFLEKLRKINTFIHVVKQGDKLPIFDYHLQVLSGASKNDHSIVLYGQFFRTRFLFASDLKEEGEAKLMQHYPKLKTDVLKVGQHGAKDSSSSKFLQQIEPTVALISVGKNNQSKQPSQDIIERFAQLPAKVYRTDEQGAVKFSGWTNWRLEMVK; this is encoded by the coding sequence ATGTCACAGTGGATTAAAAAATTTCCGATTAAGCCGATTTACATTGCTTTCTTACTCGTCTGGTTATATTTTGCAATCTATCAAAGTAGCTGGTTAGGCTGGTTGGGTTTTATCTTTCTGGTGATTCGTCTTTTTCGCTTTTATTCACCAAAAGAATGTTTCATGACCTTCATGATTCTCTCTTGTTTTGTTGGTTTTTTCTTTATTCGTAGGGAAATGGCAGAGCGGCAAGCAAATGCAGAACCTTCTCCCGTAAAACAAATAGCAGTTCTACCTGACACGATTAAGGTAAATGGAGATTCACTTTCTTTCCGTGGTAAAACAAATGGGCAGACTTATCAAGTTTACTACAAATTGAAATCAAAGGAAGAACAGTTGGCTTTTCAAAATCTCTCTAGTCTGGTTATATTGACCGTTGAAGGGGAATTTGAAATCCCTGAGAAGAAGCGTAATTTTGCTGGTTTTGATTACCAATCCTATTTAAAAACGCAAGGGATTTATCGAATTTTAAAAGTGGATACCATTTTATCGAGCCAATACAGAATCAGCTTGCACCCTTTTGAGTGGCTTTCTAGCTGGCGAAGAAAAGCACTGGTATTTATCAAGAAGCATTTTCCAAATCCGATGAGTAATTACATGACAGGACTCTTATTTGGTGCCTTGGATACAGACTTCGATGAAATGAACAATCTTTACTCTGGCTTGGGGATTATTCATTTATTTGCGCTGTCTGGCATGCAAGTTGGCTTTTTTATGGAGGGTTTTCGTAAGTTGCTGTTAAGGTTGGGTCTTACACAGGAAATGGTCCATAAATGCCAATATCCATTTTCTTTCTTCTATGCGGGAATGACTGGATTTTCAGTATCCGTTGTACGAAGCTTAGTTCAGAAATTATTGTCGCAACATGGTATCACTAAGTTAGATAATTTTGCTTTAACGATGATGATATTGTCCTTGATTATGCCTTCCTTTCTTTTAACGGCAGGAGGAGTTCTCTCTTGCGCCTATGCTTTTGTTATTAGTGTGATAGATTTTGAAAGTCTGACTTCTTGGCGAAAGATTGTTGTAGAGAGCAGTGTCATTTCGCTTGGTGTTTTACCGATTCTAATCTTTTATTTTGGTGAATTTCAACCTTGGTCTATTTTGTTGACATTTGTTTTTTCACTAATTTTCGATACAATGATGCTGCCAGGCTTGACGTTGATTTTTCTTTCTTCGCCTTTGATAAAGCTAACTCAGGTCAATTTTCTATTTGAAGGGTTAGAAAATAGCATTCGTTGGATAGCAAGTGTCTTTGGCAGACCAATCGTTTTTGGGCAACCCAGTCCGCTTTTGCTGATTGTTATGCTACTTGTACTGGCTATTTTGTATGATATTAGAAAAAATAAAAAATGGGTAATATTTCTTAGTCTGCTTCTTTCATTACTCTTTTTCATAAATAAATTTCCCTTGCAAAATGAGATCACAATGGTTGATGTTGGGCAGGGAGATAGTATTTTTCTGAGAGACTGGAAAGGACGAAATGTATTGATTGATGTTGGGGGACGTGAGGAAATTAGAACAAAAGAAGCTTGGCAAAAACGAGCGACTAGCTCAAATGCAGAGAAAACTTTGATTCCTTACTTAAAAAGTCGTGGCATAGATACGATTGATGCTTTAGTCTTAACAAATCCTAATCCAGATTATGCAGGAGATGTATTAGAAGTTGCTAAAAAATTTGCAATAAAGAAAATTTATATTTCCAGAAGTAGTCTAAGCAATGCAGATTTTCTAGAGAAATTAAGGAAAATAAACACATTCATTCATGTTGTAAAACAAGGCGACAAACTTCCTATTTTTGATTATCATTTGCAAGTTCTTTCGGGTGCTAGCAAGAACGACCATTCGATCGTTTTATATGGTCAGTTTTTCCGTACAAGATTTTTATTTGCGAGCGACTTGAAAGAAGAGGGCGAAGCAAAGTTAATGCAGCATTATCCAAAGTTGAAAACAGATGTTTTGAAAGTCGGACAGCATGGAGCCAAGGACTCATCAAGTTCAAAATTTTTACAACAAATAGAACCAACGGTCGCTCTCATTTCTGTTGGGAAAAATAATCAATCTAAGCAACCAAGTCAAGATATAATAGAGCGATTTGCACAATTGCCTGCTAAGGTCTATCGGACAGATGAACAAGGGGCAGTTAAATTTTCAGGGTGGACAAACTGGCGATTAGAGATGGTCAAGTAA
- a CDS encoding helix-hairpin-helix domain-containing protein — protein sequence MLEVIIKKIKEYKILVGLSLIGLIIAGFFLMTSKSARQSNVGDIAQEATNAKLERKETSTETKKKQQKEETESQKNLASEELEFLTVDVKGAVKNPGIYQLKKTSRINDAIQKAGGLTTDADSKSINLAQKLTDEAVIYVAAMGENVTNAASNNGQTLTTDTNGTAAQKGNKVNLNKANLSDLQSISGIGQKRAQDILDYRESNGKFNSVDDLKNVSGVGAKTLEKLKEYVTVD from the coding sequence ATGTTAGAGGTAATCATCAAAAAAATAAAAGAGTATAAAATTTTAGTTGGTTTAAGCCTGATTGGTTTGATCATAGCAGGATTTTTTCTGATGACTAGTAAATCTGCTAGACAATCTAATGTAGGAGATATTGCACAAGAGGCCACAAATGCAAAACTAGAACGGAAAGAAACTTCAACTGAAACGAAGAAAAAACAACAGAAAGAAGAAACAGAATCTCAAAAGAATTTAGCGAGTGAAGAATTGGAATTTTTAACTGTAGATGTTAAAGGTGCTGTTAAAAATCCAGGTATTTATCAATTAAAAAAAACAAGCCGAATCAATGATGCTATCCAAAAAGCGGGTGGACTAACGACAGACGCTGACAGCAAATCTATCAATTTGGCTCAAAAACTAACAGATGAGGCTGTGATTTATGTGGCAGCTATGGGTGAAAATGTAACAAATGCTGCAAGTAATAATGGACAAACTTTAACGACAGATACCAATGGAACTGCGGCACAAAAAGGGAATAAGGTCAATCTAAATAAGGCCAATTTGTCTGATTTACAGTCTATTTCTGGTATTGGACAAAAGCGCGCCCAAGATATTTTAGATTATCGTGAGTCAAACGGGAAATTTAATTCTGTTGATGACTTGAAAAATGTATCAGGAGTAGGCGCCAAAACACTAGAAAAATTGAAAGAATATGTCACAGTGGATTAA
- the rnr gene encoding ribonuclease R, whose translation MKEEILSYLREKKEASMDELAQRLGKEKAKDFRNLVQTISEMERKRQLTFSNVGKIQLRKEKQLLTLKGTFHAHKNGFGFVTLNEEEDDLFIGRNDVNYAIDGDTVEVAITKVADRSKGTSAEAKVIDILEHSLKTAVGQLILDEEKPKYAGYIRSKNQKISQPIYIKKPALVLDGTEILKVEIDKYPTKKHDFFVATILDVVGHKDDPGIDVLEVLESMDIVSEFPERVLKEASAIPETLSEKDFEGRLNLRNEITFTIDGADAKDLDDAVHIKKLKNGHFELGVHIADVSYYVKEGSELDKEALNRATSVYVTDRVIPMLPERLSNGICSLNPNVDRLTQSAIMEINQKGQVIKHTITQTVIKTTFRMTYSDVNDMIAGDEEKQAAFKAILPSVEAMAELHTILETMRFKRGALNFDTKEAKILVNKTGRPVDIVLRQRGLAERMIESFMLVANETVAEHFATLNLPFIYRIHEEPKAEKVQKFIDYASTFGVRVYGTANSMSQSALQDIMKAVQGQPYEEVLSMMLLRSMQQARYSEHNYGHYGLAAEFYTHFTSPIRRYPDLLVHRMVRDYGRSKEIAEHFEQVIPDIASQSSSRERRAIEAEREVEAMKKAEFMEEFVGEEFDGIVSSVVKFGLFVELSNTVEGLIHVANLPEFFRYNERNLTLQGEKSGVVFRVGQQIRIKLVRSDKATGEIDFEYLPSEYDVIEKKKHSKFKQNGRQQSYRGDGERKSKSSKGIISRDKKSKKSQGKKPFYKEMTKKGSKNGKRRGKGRRSK comes from the coding sequence ATGAAAGAAGAAATTTTAAGTTATTTAAGAGAAAAAAAAGAAGCTAGTATGGATGAGCTGGCACAAAGATTAGGAAAAGAAAAAGCAAAAGACTTTAGAAATTTAGTTCAGACGATTTCTGAAATGGAACGAAAGCGTCAGTTGACCTTTAGTAATGTTGGGAAAATCCAACTTCGTAAAGAAAAGCAGCTGCTTACTTTGAAAGGGACCTTTCACGCCCATAAAAATGGCTTTGGTTTTGTTACCTTAAATGAAGAAGAGGATGATCTTTTTATTGGTCGCAATGATGTCAACTATGCGATTGATGGTGATACGGTAGAAGTTGCAATTACTAAGGTTGCAGATCGCAGCAAGGGAACATCTGCTGAAGCGAAGGTTATTGATATTTTGGAACACAGCTTAAAAACAGCAGTGGGTCAGCTCATCTTGGATGAAGAAAAGCCTAAGTATGCTGGTTATATTCGGTCAAAAAATCAGAAAATCAGTCAACCTATTTATATTAAGAAGCCTGCTTTGGTTTTGGATGGAACAGAGATTTTAAAAGTAGAGATTGATAAATATCCAACTAAAAAGCATGACTTTTTTGTAGCTACTATTTTGGATGTAGTGGGTCACAAGGATGATCCGGGTATTGATGTTCTGGAAGTTTTGGAGTCCATGGATATTGTGTCTGAGTTTCCAGAAAGAGTTTTGAAGGAAGCATCAGCGATTCCAGAGACGCTGTCTGAAAAGGATTTTGAAGGACGTTTAAATCTGCGTAATGAAATTACCTTTACCATTGACGGGGCGGATGCGAAAGATTTGGATGATGCAGTTCATATCAAGAAGCTGAAAAACGGCCATTTTGAACTAGGAGTTCACATTGCAGATGTTTCTTACTATGTCAAAGAAGGATCCGAGTTGGACAAGGAAGCCCTCAACCGAGCGACATCGGTTTATGTGACCGACCGTGTAATACCGATGCTACCTGAGCGCCTGTCCAATGGCATCTGCTCGCTCAATCCTAATGTAGATCGACTGACGCAATCGGCTATCATGGAGATTAATCAAAAAGGTCAAGTTATCAAGCATACCATTACTCAAACGGTCATTAAAACCACTTTTCGTATGACCTATAGCGATGTGAATGACATGATTGCTGGAGATGAGGAAAAACAAGCAGCTTTTAAAGCGATTTTGCCGAGCGTTGAAGCAATGGCAGAACTTCATACTATTTTAGAAACGATGCGGTTTAAGCGCGGAGCTCTTAATTTTGATACGAAAGAAGCTAAAATTTTGGTCAATAAGACTGGACGTCCAGTAGATATTGTTTTGCGCCAGCGTGGACTTGCGGAGCGTATGATTGAGTCCTTTATGCTAGTCGCCAATGAAACAGTAGCAGAGCATTTTGCTACGTTAAACCTGCCCTTTATCTATCGGATTCATGAAGAACCTAAGGCTGAGAAAGTGCAGAAGTTTATTGATTATGCTTCTACTTTTGGCGTTCGGGTCTACGGAACGGCTAATTCTATGAGCCAATCTGCCCTTCAGGATATTATGAAAGCAGTCCAAGGTCAGCCCTATGAAGAAGTGCTATCTATGATGCTTTTGCGCTCCATGCAGCAGGCTCGTTACTCAGAGCATAACTACGGTCATTATGGTTTGGCAGCCGAGTTTTACACTCACTTCACCAGTCCAATCCGCCGTTATCCAGACCTTTTGGTTCATCGCATGGTGCGCGATTACGGGCGTTCTAAGGAAATAGCAGAGCATTTTGAGCAAGTTATTCCAGATATTGCTAGTCAGTCTTCCAGCAGGGAACGGCGAGCTATTGAAGCAGAGCGAGAAGTAGAAGCTATGAAAAAGGCTGAGTTTATGGAAGAATTTGTGGGAGAAGAATTTGATGGTATTGTGTCGAGTGTAGTCAAATTCGGTCTATTTGTCGAACTTTCAAACACAGTTGAAGGTTTGATTCATGTAGCTAACTTGCCAGAGTTTTTCCGCTATAATGAACGTAATCTAACTTTGCAGGGTGAAAAATCCGGTGTTGTTTTTCGAGTCGGTCAACAGATTCGCATTAAGTTAGTTCGATCGGATAAGGCGACTGGTGAGATTGACTTTGAATACCTACCTAGTGAATATGATGTAATTGAAAAGAAAAAACACTCCAAGTTCAAGCAAAACGGACGTCAACAGTCTTATCGCGGTGACGGAGAGCGAAAGAGCAAATCTTCAAAAGGAATCATTTCTAGGGATAAGAAATCAAAGAAAAGCCAAGGGAAGAAACCATTTTATAAAGAAATGACTAAGAAAGGAAGTAAGAATGGCAAAAGGAGAGGGAAAGGTCGTCGCTCAAAATAA
- the smpB gene encoding SsrA-binding protein SmpB translates to MAKGEGKVVAQNKKARHDYTIVDTIEAGMVLTGTEIKSVRAARINLKDGFAQIKNGEVWLSNVHIAPYEEGNIWNQDPERRRKLLLHRKQIKKLEQETKGTGMTLVPLKVYLKDGYAKLLLGLAKGKHDYDKRESIKRREQNRDIARTMKTYNIR, encoded by the coding sequence ATGGCAAAAGGAGAGGGAAAGGTCGTCGCTCAAAATAAGAAAGCACGTCACGACTATACTATTGTTGATACGATTGAAGCGGGCATGGTTTTAACTGGAACTGAAATTAAAAGCGTACGCGCTGCACGAATTAACCTAAAAGACGGCTTTGCTCAAATCAAAAATGGAGAAGTCTGGCTCAGTAATGTCCATATAGCTCCTTATGAAGAAGGAAATATTTGGAATCAAGATCCTGAACGTAGGAGAAAATTGCTGTTGCATAGAAAGCAAATTAAAAAATTAGAGCAGGAAACCAAAGGAACTGGGATGACTTTAGTTCCTCTCAAAGTTTATCTTAAAGATGGTTATGCTAAGTTGCTTTTAGGATTGGCTAAAGGGAAACATGACTATGATAAGCGCGAATCTATTAAACGTCGTGAGCAAAATAGAGATATTGCTCGGACTATGAAGACTTATAATATACGATAA